One window of the Candidatus Zixiibacteriota bacterium genome contains the following:
- a CDS encoding redoxin domain-containing protein produces the protein MDIGDRAPNFELKNQRGEIVTLESFKGSKILLAFYPFSFSSVCTSELSCFRDDLSQFKNKNVTVIGVSVDSHHTQRAYAESLKIEYPLLSDFGRKASTAYGVLRAEGCSERAYFVIDESGIITFRSVMDRSGKTLDTVELLNAIN, from the coding sequence GTGGATATTGGAGATAGAGCGCCGAATTTTGAATTGAAGAACCAGCGCGGCGAAATAGTCACACTGGAAAGTTTCAAAGGAAGCAAGATTTTGCTCGCCTTTTATCCTTTTTCATTTTCCTCGGTGTGCACATCCGAGTTGTCCTGCTTCCGCGATGACCTCTCGCAATTTAAAAACAAGAATGTCACTGTGATCGGTGTCTCTGTTGACAGCCACCACACCCAGCGTGCGTATGCTGAGTCTTTGAAAATAGAATACCCGCTGTTGTCAGATTTTGGCAGAAAGGCATCAACTGCATATGGTGTGCTTCGCGCCGAGGGCTGTTCTGAACGAGCTTATTTTGTAATAGATGAAAGCGGAATAATCACTTTCCGATCAGTTATGGACAGGTCGGGCAAAACGCTCGACACTGTCGAACTGCTTAATGCAATTAATTAA